A window from Thunnus albacares chromosome 19, fThuAlb1.1, whole genome shotgun sequence encodes these proteins:
- the ssr2 gene encoding translocon-associated protein subunit beta, whose protein sequence is MTKMLHVFVVLALLGLGSGEEGARLLASKSLLNRYAVEGRDLTLQYNIYNVGSSAALEVELSDDSFPPEDFGIVSGMLNVKWDRIAPASNVSHTVVLRPLKAGYFNFTSASVSYLAQEGGQVVVGYTSAPGQGGILAQREFDRRFSPHYLDWAAFGVMTLPSIGIPLLLWYSSKRKYDSPKAKKN, encoded by the exons atgACGAAGATGCTGCACGTATTTGTAGTTCTGGCCCTGCTCGGCCTGGGCTCAGGAGAAGAGGGAGCCCGTCTGCTGGCCTCTAAGTCTCTGCTGAACCGCTACGCAGTGGAGGGTCGCGACCTCACCCTGCAGTACAACATCTACAATGTGGGCTCCAG TGCTGCTCTGGAGGTGGAGCTGTCTGATGATTCTTTTCCTCCTGAAGACTTTGGAATTGTTTCAGGAATGTTGAACGTCAAATGGGACAGGATCGCACC AGCCAGCAATGTCTCTCACACGGTGGTGCTGCGCCCCCTGAAGGCCGGTTACTTTAACTTCACGTCTGCTTCTGTCAGCTACCTGGCCCAGGAGGGAGGCCAAGTAGTG GTCGGCTACACCAGCGCCCCCGGCCAGGGAGGCATCCTGGCTCAGAGGGAGTTCGACCGGCGTTTCTCCCCACATTAT CTGGACTGGGCTGCATTTGGCGTGATGACTCTGCCCTCCATCGGCATCCCTCTGCTCCTCTGGTACTCCAGCAAGAGGAAGTACGACTCACCAAAGGCTAAGAAGAACTGA